A region of the Stieleria sp. JC731 genome:
GTGAGAAGAACTCGTTGGTCCTGACGCAAACAAGCGTCTGGGAAACAGGGTCCGCACCGGCTCGACGGTGCAGGTTCACATAGACTTCACTGCCTGATGGGTCGGTGACTTTGATGATGTCGCGTCCGTTCTCGTTGATCGATACGCTCGATGGCATTTCAATCGTGCAAGTCTGTCGAACGCTCTTGCCACGGTCCTGGTTCAGGCTGGACCGACCGTCGCCGCGTACCGAGTTGCTGCCTTCTTCGTCAGCCCAGGAAACATCTGCGTTGATGCTTTGCGGGCTATCCATGTCACCTTGGGAATACAAGGTGATCGTTTCGGCAAACATCTCGGTGTTGGTCATCACCGAAGCAAGAGCTGCTTCGGCGTTTTCGATTGCCGATGGCATGGCTTACTCGTTCAGCCCAAGAACCTTGGCGATCTTGTCGGCCTTGACCTTGCCGATGCCAGTCAAGTCGACAAGCTTCTTGCCGCTGGCGACATACTGCGCGATCGATTCAGGGGTGACTTCCCCGCCAAGTGCCTTGACGTTCTCGGGTTCATCAAGGATCGCAAGGATGTCATCATCCAGGTGGACATCGACGCTAGGATCGACGTCTTCACCTTGACGCTTGACATGCATCTTCCGCTTGCCTTCAAGCTTTAGCTCGCGACCAGCTGCGGCTTCAACGAAGGCACTTGTTTCGTCGTAAAGAATGTTGATGCGAATTGGGTCGGTGCCGTCCTGCTCGCAGATGAAGATGGCGCGTCCAACGTCATTGGCGACCGCCGCAAGATCATCACCTTCGCAAAGGACAGGGATTCCAGGTTCGAACACCAATAGCTTGATCGCTTCATCCTTCTCGTCACGGACTGAACGGCGGAATGGCGAACGCTTACCAGGGGCACGAACCAGCAGCAAACTTGACATATTGATGGGGTGGATTGTGGGTTGTGGTTTGAAGATGGGGCCGACCGCAAACACGATCGGCCCCTAATTGCCAGTGTTAGAGCACTGGACTTTTCATGGATCAGATCCGCTTACGACGCGGTCGTCAGCTTCTGGCGAATGGCCAACCACCAAGCCAAGCCACCGATGTTGTGGCGAGCCTTCGCACCGACAAGGATGTCGCGTTGGGTTGGCTTGTCAGCACCTTCTTGGAAGGTTGACAGCGATTCCCGGTCTTGGAACACGAGCGGCTTGATCGACTGTCCCGTGCGGAACACATCGAAGTAGTCGCCGGTCATGTGAGCCATCGGGATGAACGTCGGCTTGACAACGGTGTAGTTAGGCACCGCTGCACCACCCTCGACCTTCATCGTTCCGTTGAACGCTTCATCCAGCAAGAAGTAATACTTCAGCGGGCAGAAGACAACGAGATCGTTGATGGTCGTTGCATCGGGAGCGGCGAAAGCCTCACCCTTGTCGTTCTTGTAGCTCAAGAACTTGGTCAGGATGTTCTGGAACAACGCACGCAATTCAGCCTTGGTTGGTACATCCTTGTCAACGACCGCGGTCGTCAGCAAGTTGCTTTGCGTACCGCTGTCGCCCCAGCTGTGGTCGGTGTCAAAGAAGTATTGACCGTCGAACCCTTCGTACGCCTCAGCGTCCTCAAGGAACTCGAACATCAACTTGTCGGGGTGACGATCCATCTGCTCGACAAGACCTGGAATCAGGTTGTCAAAGTAGCCGGTGTTGCCGTCATCGATCTTCTGCTTGTTCAAGCGGATACCGGCGTAGAACTCGCGGTTCTTGATCGTGAAGTCGGCGCTCGCCATCTGTTCGAACACCATGTCGCCCAGCCATTCGCGAACCTTCGGGAACGCTCCCAGCCAGTCGTAATCTTCGCGATCGGTGGTCGAAGGCACCGTCATGGCGACCAAGTGGTAAAGCGCCTTGCTTGCTTCCAAGCCTTGCGAGATCCGGTGTCGAACACGCTGTGCAGCTTCGTAGTAGAGAGCGTTTTGAGTCAACGCCATTGTTGCAGTCCTGTGCAGGTTGTCGGCAGTCCTGAACAGGACTGCATAGAAGCGGGTAAAAAAACGTCAGGTCCGCTGACGATTAGCTAGTCGCGTCTTCGGGAGCGAAGATCGGCTTGACGAGCGCCTTGGTGGACGAGATGAACTTCTCGATCACACCGAACCACGATGCATTCGTTGCAGTGGGCGACAGACCGAAGTTGTCTTGGGCGTAGCAGCGATCGCCGGTATTCGCTTGCGTGATCGCGTCATTGAACGGAAGTTCGAAACGGTTCTTGAAAGCGTAGAAGACACCGCTGATGTCACCGTTACCGCCGCTGGTGTTGTCAGCGCGGCGTGCCATGATGCCTGCGACCTTGTTGGCACCACTGTTGGAGGTGTTGGTCAGCATGCCAAGAGTGGCATCAATGAACGCGATCGTGCCGTGTGGAAGCAGGATGCCTGCCTTCACGGGCATGTCCGATTCACCGTGCGGCTCGCCGGTCATCTGGACCTGTTGATCAACAGTTGTTTGAGTCATGATCGTTTGTCGTTGGGGAAGTTAATGAAGACAGATGATCGATTCGTCAGACTGGCTCGATCGGGCCTGAATAGAGCGACGGGTTAGTTGTCGCTCGGGATCTCGATGTTGCGTTCAGCAGCCTTTGCTGCCTTCCAGTCGTCCATCGTCCAGCCAGCCTTCTGCAAGTCGGCTTCATCCTTACGCCATTCGGCGTTCAGTTTTTCCCACGCGGTGGGCGCGACGTCGCCTTCGCCTTCGCCAAGCTTGACCGTGTTCTCGCACAGCTGTGTGAACAGCTTCTTTTGGACGTCCGCGACAGACAGCGAAGCGTCTGCAATAAACGAAGCAGCTTCGGTCGAACCGGCTTGCTGACACAGCGCGGCGATCTCTTCGCTGCGGGTCTTGGCGGCAAGTGCTTGCTGGGACGATTCCTGCGCCGACTTGACAAGGTCAGTCAACGTGCCGATCGACTTGGTGACTTCCGACAGCTGGCCTTCGAACGCGGTGCGCTGAGCTGCCAACGCTTCTTGGATCTCTTTGTCCACAGGGGGTTCCTTTAGTGTTGATGGCTGGAATCCGTCGAACCGATTCGATAGATACCGATCGACGAACCCGTGTAGCCGGGCTTGAATGGTGGAGGGTTCTGCGTCGGGGAACGCGCGATCAAGTTGGGTGCTGAGCACCTGAGTCAGCTTGACATGGGTTCGCCGTGACGAACCTTCGTTCAGCCAGCTGATCATGTCGTCTTCGCTTAGCGAATCGCCGTGAACGGCATCGCCGGTATCGACAAAGTCACTGGCTTTCAGCTCAACTGGCATCCACAGATCAGGCAGTTCTTCGTTGTCGCTCAGTTCGTCCTCAGCGATTTCGAACTTCAGGACGATCGAGTTCTGGAATGCATTGCGGTTCTCTTCCAGTTCGCTCATCAGGTATGGCCCCCAGGCTGTTTTGCCCTTGGGGTTCATGGTCATGCCTGCTTTGCTGAACAGCATGTCAGCGCGAACGATGTGCGATCCGTTGGGACGCTTGTCGATTCGATAATTCGTCTCGCGTCCACAACCGCTACCCAATCCATCGTCGGATGCATTGGGGTGCTGTGCGCGTTTGCGGATGCCGTCTGATGCCGCATTGCCGAGTGCGACGATGCGTTCAAGCGATTGAAGATTGAAGCGACCACGCCCAGACTTGAACGGACCCTCTTCCGCGATGATCAATCCGTTGATGCCGTTACGGTCTTCATTGACACCGGCTTTCGCGTCTTGTGTTGGTGAGGCGATTCGAATCATCGAAGCAGTTGCAAAATGGGTTCGAGTTGATCAATGAAGTCGCTGAACTTCTTTAAGTGATCCTTTGCGTTGATGGCTAAGATCGCGGTCAGACCGGTCGTGTAGCACATCGTTGCGATCCAGATGATCAGGATGTCTGTTCGGCTGACTGGTTGTTTGAGCCAGCGTGTTCGGCTAGGCATTCCTGCGCCTCGTCAGTTAGCTTGGTGATGAACCGATTAAGCACTGGTGCGATCGCGTCATTCAAATCGCAAGCAAGGCCATCAAGCTCAGAGTCCGTCAGTGACGTATTGATCGCCTTCATGAGTCGGCAACCAAGCTCTTTGCTGTGTGTTTTGCCGACCGTGATAAACTCGATCATCTCGATCGATTCAGCGGACTGCAGGCAGCGAGCGGCTTTAGTGATTGACATAAGTTCTTGCTTGATCTGCTTTGGCATTACCGCTTTCGTCCGGTCTTGAAACCGAAGTACAGCGCGGTGACGATCCAGCGAAGAATCATCGTGAATGGGTTGCTACTTGGAATCATTCTCGCTGTCACTCTCGTCGTCATCTTCGTTGTCTTTTGGGGCATCCTTGCCCCGTGCCTTCACGGCATCCTTGCCGTCATCTTCGCCTTCGCCGGGCATGGGTAGTCCCAGTTTCGTGCGTGCATCCATTTCGTCCTTCTCGCGGGCGAGACGCAGGTCTGTTTCCTTGCGGATCTCACGGTCACGCTGCGTTAGGACGTCTTCCCAGTCTTGGTTGTGCTCCGCGTGGATCTCAGCCAGGGTTTCCTGGTTGCTTTCCACCGCGTCCCGGTGAGCTTCGATTTCCTTGTTCGGGTCGATCGCACCGAAGGACTGACCGCCCCAAGCGTGATCTTCAAACAAGTGCGGTGCTGCGATGTAAGCCAGTCGCGAAACGATCCCGTCGAGATGCCCAAAGAAGAAGGCAGCTGCGACAAGTCGACGCCAGAGCGGATTACAAAACTGCTCCACGATTGGCTGGCGACGGATCTCGAAACTGAGCTTTCCGTCGAGCATCGCCAGTCGGCCAGACGAATAAGTTGTGCGGTGAAAGTTCTTCGCCAGGATCTCGTAAGGAAAGTTCAGCGCCGCGGATACCGCACGCAAACCTGCCTCGATAAACGGCGCGAAAGTCGAACCTGGACGCGATGGATCGATCTTGGTGATCTCGCCGTCTTCATCGACGTACTCGATCATGCCTGGATAGATGTCTTCCAGTCGCCGACCTTCACTGTCGGTGTCACCCGACCAGTTCTGTTCGGCAACGGACATAGGTCCGCCAGACTTCTTGCTGGTCTTGATGATCAAACCGAAGCAAGCTTCGATCTGCTTGGCGACTAACTCAGCTTCGTGAAAGTCGTCGAGATCTTTCAGCAGTGCGAACGCAGCACATAGCCACGGTACACCGCGTGATTGTTCCGGCAGCAAAGCTTCGAAGACATGAACGATCTGTTCATTGCCCGCTTTGTCGTAACGCCGGATAAATTCGTATTTTGGCTTGATCGCGTCATAGCGTTTGCCTTTGACACGGACGTAGTAGCCGATGATCTGGTCGGTCTTCGCGTGGTAGCGAATCCCCATCCGAACATTCTCATCGCGTGCAAACTCCGCTGGAGTCTCGACGCGCATCGGATCGATCAATTCGACCGTCAGGCCGATTGGGCCTTTGGCTGGTGCTTCACGGAAGACAGCGAACGCTTCACCGAATGTCGCGACGTCGCGTGCAACCATCCGCTGAGTCGCACCGAGGGAATGCCTGCGACGACGATCAACGCCATGCATGCTCCATCGTCGGCAAACGTCTTTCAGTTTCAGGTTGATCTGATCGGCAGTTTTCGCGTCGAACAGTTCGCACTCCGTGACTTTGGGGCGGCACGATAAGCCGACGCCAATCTCGTGTGCGATACGTGCTTCGATAGCACCGTGTGCGTGTGGACTGGTCTGGAACAGTTCTCGCGATCGCCACTGCGTATCATTCAGTGACATTTCAAGTTGTTCATCAGCAGTCAACCGGTTATTCAGATACCGGTGATCCCGCGTGTCATTAGACGCCACGGATGGATGCCCGAACGAACCGGACGACAGCTGTGCCAATCGCTTGGTGACAATGTCACCCTTGGCGCGAGCAGCCATTCGTCGCATGCCACGTTCAGGCGCTAGTTGGTACATCGCGTGATCAATCGCGCGACCTACCCGTCCCAAGACTCCTTCTCGCTTTACTTTCTTCACCGTCGCGTCCTCGCACGGTTTCGTGGGCGTTTTCCTGCAGCCCGATCAAGTTCAAGCAAGCATTGGCTGATCTCCGCGTTTAGAGCTTCGAGCATCTTGAGATGGTCAACGAACTTCACCTTCTTGCCACGGATCTCGTATTCCAGAACGGGCGATCCGCCAGTGCTGATCTGAGTGATCAGGTTGGCTTTCGCTGTCTGCAGGGCGGTAAGAAGTTCTGATGTTGTCATTGCAACGGATACTAAGGCGTTACAAGACGGATGCCCGCGTGGACGTACTATCTATAGTACGCAGCGATGGTTTTTTATTTGCTGGCTAGCGATAGAGACTCGATCTCATCAACCGTGACGGTGGTTCGGTCGCGGATTCCGTAGACGGGGTCGATCACAATCGAGTCCATCGTACGATTCGATGTGTACCGTTCAGCTGCGTGCGCATCGTTGGCAGCGATCGTTGTAAATGACTCGTGACTGTACCATCCGAATCGCTTCACAGTTTCATGGTGGATGTGACCAGTCCACCAGTAGCATCGCGAGCATTCACCGACGTCAGTCCTTCGGTGCTCCATCATCTTGTCACCCAGGTCTTGTGGCTTAGCCAAGTGACCGTGCGTCATGCCGATCAGGTTGTTTCCGAATCGGTGATAGACGTAGTCGCATTCTGGGTTAACGATTGTGACGCGATTGTTCTTGGCGAACGCTCGCTGCAGTGTCCTGCCCAGCATGTAAGCCACGTACATGTCGTGATTGCCACGGACGTTGTAAACGGTGACATGCTTATGCTTCTTGAGCGCCGCCTGGATGGTCGAGACGTACAGTTCTTCACCGATCCGAACCACCCGTTTCCACCGCGTATCGACGTCCAGGCGGTTCTTGCCGCGCGGCGTTTCGTTCGT
Encoded here:
- a CDS encoding phage portal protein, whose protein sequence is MYQLAPERGMRRMAARAKGDIVTKRLAQLSSGSFGHPSVASNDTRDHRYLNNRLTADEQLEMSLNDTQWRSRELFQTSPHAHGAIEARIAHEIGVGLSCRPKVTECELFDAKTADQINLKLKDVCRRWSMHGVDRRRRHSLGATQRMVARDVATFGEAFAVFREAPAKGPIGLTVELIDPMRVETPAEFARDENVRMGIRYHAKTDQIIGYYVRVKGKRYDAIKPKYEFIRRYDKAGNEQIVHVFEALLPEQSRGVPWLCAAFALLKDLDDFHEAELVAKQIEACFGLIIKTSKKSGGPMSVAEQNWSGDTDSEGRRLEDIYPGMIEYVDEDGEITKIDPSRPGSTFAPFIEAGLRAVSAALNFPYEILAKNFHRTTYSSGRLAMLDGKLSFEIRRQPIVEQFCNPLWRRLVAAAFFFGHLDGIVSRLAYIAAPHLFEDHAWGGQSFGAIDPNKEIEAHRDAVESNQETLAEIHAEHNQDWEDVLTQRDREIRKETDLRLAREKDEMDARTKLGLPMPGEGEDDGKDAVKARGKDAPKDNEDDDESDSENDSK
- a CDS encoding Mu-like prophage major head subunit gpT family protein, which codes for MALTQNALYYEAAQRVRHRISQGLEASKALYHLVAMTVPSTTDREDYDWLGAFPKVREWLGDMVFEQMASADFTIKNREFYAGIRLNKQKIDDGNTGYFDNLIPGLVEQMDRHPDKLMFEFLEDAEAYEGFDGQYFFDTDHSWGDSGTQSNLLTTAVVDKDVPTKAELRALFQNILTKFLSYKNDKGEAFAAPDATTINDLVVFCPLKYYFLLDEAFNGTMKVEGGAAVPNYTVVKPTFIPMAHMTGDYFDVFRTGQSIKPLVFQDRESLSTFQEGADKPTQRDILVGAKARHNIGGLAWWLAIRQKLTTAS